Proteins found in one Pyrus communis chromosome 15, drPyrComm1.1, whole genome shotgun sequence genomic segment:
- the LOC137716993 gene encoding uncharacterized protein: protein MTNISRLPFTDEIKQVEPSCEFSMPQFTSFKGDEDLERHLKRYRSAIILYRNNDGLMCKIFTITLHGEAQDWFYTLPPQSIRSFDELSLVFTKEYSSYHSIKKKSDHLFNVKKNPNESLHDYVKRFKAEKAKIVGCNDSIAKAAFQKGLPADHPLFEKLIMKEDLTLADFFALVEKHALWDEARQCTFKDLKKYPTSYPYYLNQK from the coding sequence atgaccaacataagtagGTTACCCTTCACGGACGAGATCAAGCAGGTAGAGCCTTCATGCGAGTTCAGCATGCCACaattcacatctttcaaaggggATGAAGACCTGGAGAGACACTTAAAGCGCTACCGAAGCGCAATAATACTCTATCGAAACAATGATggtctcatgtgcaagatattcaccaTCACTCTACATGGCGAGGCAcaagattggttctacaccctgCCGCCACAATCTATCCGGAGTTTTGacgaactttctttggttttcaccaaagaatattcatcctatcactcgatcaagaagaagtccgACCACTTGTTTaacgtcaagaagaacccaaatgAGTCACTTCAcgactatgtgaagaggtttaaggcagagaaggcaaagatagtcggatgcaacgactcgatagctaaagcagccttccaaaaaggacttccAGCAGACCACCCATTATTCgaaaaattgatcatgaaagaagatctaactctagCAGACTTTTTCGCTCTGgtagagaagcatgcactttgggatgaGGCTCGCCAATGCACattcaaggacttgaagaagtacccGACATCATATCCCTACTATCTAAACCAGAAGTAG
- the LOC137717670 gene encoding homeobox-leucine zipper protein ATHB-8-like produces MMAVTSSCKDGGMKMQMDNGKYVRYTPEQVEALERLYHECPKPSSMRRQQLIRDCPILSNIEPKQIKVWFQNRRCREKQRKEASRLQTVNRKLTAMNKLLMEENDRLQKQVSQLVYENSYFRQQTQNATLATTDTSCDSVVTSGQHHLTPQQHPPPPPRDASPAGLLSIAEETLAEFLSKATGTAVEWVQLPGMKPGPDSIGIVAISHGCTGVAARACGLVGLDPTRVAEILKDRPSWFRNCRSVDVLNVLSTGNGGTIELLYMQLYAPTTLAPARDFWLLRYTSVLEDGSLVVCERSLNNTQNGPSMPPVQNFVRAEMLPSGYLIRPCEGGGSILHIVDHMDLEPWSVPEVLRPLYESSTLLAQKTTMAALRNLRQISQEVSQPNSAGWGRRPAALRALSQRLSKGFNEAVNGFTDEGWSVLESDGVDDVTLLVNSSPGKMMSANLYTNGVPSMSTAVLCAKASMLLQNVPPAILLRFLREHRSEWADRSIDAYSAAAIKAGPCNMLGPRAGSFGDQVILPLAHTIEHEEFMEVIKIENMGHYREDMMMPAADIFLLQLCSGVDENAVGTCAELVFAPIDASFSDDAPILPSGFRIIPLDSRMDTPSPNRTLDLASALEVGPAGSRASGDNAGHSGNTKSVMTIAFQFAFEIHLQENVAAMARQYVRSIIASVQRVALALSPSHFGSHAGFRPPPGTPEAQTLAGWICQSYRCYLGGELLKTEGSESILKSLWHHSDAILCCSLKAMPVFTFANQAGLDMLETTLVALQDITLEKIFDDNGRKTLCSEFPQIMQQGFMCLQGGICMSSMGRPISYERAVAWKVLNEEETAHCICFMFINWSFV; encoded by the exons ATGATGGCGGTGACGTCATCCTGCAAAGATGGTGGGATGAAGATGCAGATGGACAATGGCAAGTACGTAAGGTACACGCCGGAGCAAGTGGAAGCTTTGGAGAGGTTGTACCATGAGTGCCCGAAGCCGAGCTCCATGCGCCGCCAGCAGCTCATCCGTGATTGCCCTATCCTCTCCAACATCGAGCCTAAGCAGATCAAAGTCTGGTTCCAAAACCGCAG ATGTAGAGAGAAGCAGCGGAAGGAGGCGTCGAGGTTGCAGACCGTGAACAGAAAGCTGACGGCGATGAATAAGCTTCTGATGGAGGAGAATGATCGGTTGCAGAAGCAGGTGTCTCAGCTGGTCTACGAGAACAGCTACTTccgccaacaaacacaaaaT GCTACTTTAGCCACGACAGACACAAGTTGTGATTCGGTGGTGACGAGCGGTCAACACCATTTGACTCCACAGCAGcatccaccaccaccgccaagGGATGCGAGCCCTGCAGG ACTTCTGTCCATTGCAGAGGAAACTTTAGCAGAGTTTTTATCAAAGGCCACTGGGACTGCTGTGGAGTGGGTCCAATTGCCTGGGAtgaag CCTGGTCCGGATTCCATTGGAATCGTTGCAATTTCTCACGGTTGCACTGGTGTGGCAGCACGTGCATGCGGCCTTGTAGGTCTAGACCCTACAAGA GTCGCTGAAATCCTCAAAGATCGGCCTTCGTGGTTCCGAAACTGCCGGTCTGTGGATGTGCTGAACGTGTTGTCCACGGGCAATGGTGGAACCATTGAACTGCTTTACATGCAG CTCTATGCACCCACAACGTTGGCACCAGCTCGAGATTTCTGGTTGCTTCGCTACACATCGGTACTAGAAGATGGTAGTCTCGTG GTCTGTGAAAGATCACTTAACAACACACAGAATGGTCCTAGCATGCCACCAGTGCAGAATTTTGTGAGAGCAGAAATGCTGCCGAGCGGGTATCTAATTAGACCTTGTGAAGGTGGTGGCTCGATCCTTCACATTGTTGATCATATGGATTTGGAG CCTTGGAGTGTACCCGAAGTGTTGCGCCCGCTTTATGAGTCATCAACACTTCTTGCTCAGAAGACAACTATGGCG GCATTACGCAACCTGAGGCAGATTTCTCAAGAAGTTTCTCAGCCTAATTCCGCTGGTTGGGGAAGAAGGCCTGCAGCTCTCCGTGCTCTTAGTCAGAGATTGAGCAA GGGTTTCAATGAAGCAGTTAACGGGTTTACAGATGAGGGATGGTCTGTTCTAGAAAGTGATGGTGTTGATGATGTTACCCTTCTTGTGAACTCGTCTCCGGGCAAGATGATGAGTGCAAATCTTTATACCAATGGAGTTCCATCTATGAGCACTGCAGTCTTATGTGCCAAAGCATCCATGTTACTCCAA AATGTGCCTCCAGCCATACTTCTTAGATTCTTGCGAGAACACCGATCAGAGTGGGCTGACAGAAGCATTGATGCTTATTCAGCTGCTGCTATTAAAGCTGGTCCCTGCAACATGCTAGGGCCTCGAGCTGGAAGTTTCGGGGATCAGGTTATTCTTCCCCTGGCTCACACAATTGAGCATGAAGAG TTCATGGAGGTCATTAAGATTGAGAACATGGGCCACTATCGAGAGGATATGATGATGCCTGCAGCTGACATTTTCCTCTTGCAA CTGTGTAGTGGAGTGGATGAGAATGCCGTCGGGACCTGCGCTGAACTAGTATTTGCTCCCATTGATGCATCATTTTCGGATGATGCTCCAATTCTACCTTCTGGTTTTCGCATCATCCCTCTCGATTCTCGGATG GATACTCCCAGTCCAAACCGTACGCTTGATCTTGCCTCAGCTCTTGAAGTTGGACCTGCTGGAAGCAGAGCATCTGGTGATAATGCTGGCCACTCCGGCAATACGAAGTCTGTGATGACAATAGCTTTCCAGTTTGCATTTGAAATTCACCTCCAAGAAAATGTGGCCGCCATGGCTCGGCAGTATGTGCGCAGTATCATAGCATCAGTGCAGAGGGTGGCACTGGCACTCTCCCCGTCTCATTTTGGTTCACATGCTGGGTTCCGGCCTCCACCTGGCACGCCTGAAGCACAAACACTTGCTGGTTGGATCTGTCAGAGCTATAG GTGCTATCTAGGTGGAGAACTACTAAAAACCGAAGGAAGCGAGTCCATTCTCAAATCCCTTTGGCATCACTCGGATGCAATCTTGTGCTGCTCTTTGAAG GCAATGCCAGTTTTCACATTCGCAAACCAGGCAGGCCTTGACATGCTTGAGACGACGTTAGTTGCACTTCAAGACATAACACTGGAAAAGATTTTCGATGACAACGGAAGGAAGACCCTATGCTCCGAGTTCCCGCAGATAATGCAGCAG GGTTTTATGTGTCTTCAAGGAGGAATATGCATGTCAAGCATGGGAAGGCCGATCTCGTACGAGAGAGCAGTGGCATGGAAGGTGCTGAATGAAGAAGAAACTGCTCACTGTATCTGCTTCATGTTCATCAACTGGTCATTTGTTTAA